A single window of Nocardia sp. NBC_01327 DNA harbors:
- a CDS encoding Rv1355c family protein translates to MNSDNEAAAEYRPLFLDESDPEDARRINELRAEPGIEFTDLRDLLRTEFNDLIAPPELSEGPEADRWIYYPWRHAAVALPGPELLRTVRLDRNRNKLTRSEQEKLAQQTIGVVGQSVGHAIAHTLAMEGICGRIKLADFDTIELANLNRIPGSLFDIGVNKAVVTARRIAEIDPYLPVEIFEAGLTDENVDDFFADLTLVVEECDSLDIKLAVREAARRYRIPLLMETSDRGLLDIERYDLEPEREPFHGLLGGATRADLRGLTTREKAPFVVRILDAHGLSDRFAASLVEIDQTLDSWPQLASDVQLGGATVAAAVRRIGLGGVLPSGRTRVDLAASLDAIAEPAAVSELEWPTEPALAAQPGSAVEAVLAAAQLAPSGGNVQPWSLRHENSAIVIELDVQRSSGMDIGYRGSAVAVGAALYNARAAAAARGVLGESDLFTAGTGRHSRTAPLTAVLHLSDWSEPELARDYPDLLSRVTNRRLGSGEPLDPAVLDTLGTTAAKAGGGLRWVTEADDLATAATLLAASDQARYLTPSLHAEMFSELRWPSGDLRTGLDLRTMELAPDELAKLDIAGRADVMDRIRDWNGGIALGEYTRDRVLSASAIAVVTFPAPPLHDPDELTAYARAGETLQRVWIEAQRQGLAVQPVSPVFLYARQAADLNTVSTEFADTLTSLQGRFLDLLGVPEHETVALVLRLSYAAEVTVRSRRLPTPGAEDR, encoded by the coding sequence ATGAATTCCGACAATGAAGCGGCCGCGGAATATCGACCGCTGTTTCTCGATGAATCCGATCCGGAGGATGCGCGCCGGATAAATGAATTGCGCGCCGAACCGGGCATCGAATTCACCGATCTGCGGGATTTGCTGCGCACCGAATTCAATGATCTGATCGCGCCCCCAGAATTGTCGGAAGGTCCGGAAGCGGATCGCTGGATTTATTATCCGTGGCGGCACGCGGCGGTAGCTCTGCCCGGCCCGGAATTGCTGCGGACCGTCCGGCTGGATCGCAATCGCAACAAGCTGACCCGCTCCGAGCAGGAAAAGCTGGCACAGCAGACGATCGGTGTGGTCGGGCAGAGCGTGGGTCACGCCATCGCGCACACGCTAGCCATGGAGGGCATCTGCGGGCGGATAAAGCTGGCGGATTTCGACACCATCGAACTGGCCAACCTGAACCGGATTCCCGGCTCGCTCTTCGATATCGGCGTCAACAAGGCGGTGGTCACCGCCCGCCGGATCGCCGAGATCGATCCGTACCTGCCGGTGGAGATCTTCGAGGCCGGACTCACCGACGAGAACGTCGACGACTTCTTCGCGGACCTCACCCTGGTGGTGGAGGAGTGCGACTCCCTCGATATCAAGCTGGCCGTTCGGGAAGCCGCCCGCCGCTATCGCATCCCATTGCTCATGGAGACCAGTGATCGCGGGCTGCTCGATATCGAGCGCTATGACCTGGAACCCGAACGCGAACCTTTCCACGGACTGCTCGGCGGTGCGACGCGCGCCGATCTCCGGGGCCTCACCACGCGGGAGAAAGCGCCATTCGTGGTGCGAATCCTGGACGCGCACGGCCTTTCCGACCGCTTTGCCGCCAGCCTGGTGGAAATCGACCAGACCCTCGACAGCTGGCCGCAGCTGGCCAGCGATGTACAACTCGGCGGCGCCACCGTGGCCGCCGCGGTGCGCCGCATCGGGCTGGGTGGTGTGCTGCCCTCCGGCCGCACCCGGGTGGACCTGGCCGCCAGCCTGGACGCGATCGCCGAACCCGCGGCCGTCTCCGAGCTGGAGTGGCCGACTGAGCCCGCCCTCGCGGCTCAGCCCGGCAGCGCGGTGGAAGCCGTGCTCGCTGCCGCCCAGCTCGCCCCCTCGGGCGGCAATGTGCAGCCCTGGTCACTGCGCCACGAGAATTCGGCGATCGTCATAGAACTGGATGTGCAGCGCTCCTCGGGCATGGACATCGGCTATCGCGGCAGTGCGGTGGCGGTCGGCGCGGCGCTCTACAACGCTCGTGCCGCCGCGGCCGCGCGCGGTGTGCTCGGCGAATCCGACCTGTTCACCGCCGGCACCGGACGGCACAGCCGCACCGCACCGCTCACCGCCGTCCTGCATCTGAGCGACTGGAGTGAGCCCGAACTGGCCCGCGACTACCCGGATCTGCTCAGCCGCGTCACCAATCGCAGGCTGGGCAGCGGCGAACCGCTGGACCCCGCGGTACTCGACACCCTCGGCACCACCGCGGCCAAGGCGGGCGGCGGCCTGCGGTGGGTGACCGAGGCCGACGATCTGGCGACCGCCGCGACCCTGCTCGCCGCCTCCGACCAGGCGCGCTATCTGACCCCGAGCCTGCACGCGGAGATGTTCTCCGAACTGCGCTGGCCCAGCGGCGATCTGCGCACGGGCCTGGATCTGCGGACGATGGAACTGGCGCCCGACGAACTGGCCAAGCTCGATATCGCCGGGCGCGCCGATGTGATGGACCGGATTCGGGACTGGAACGGCGGCATCGCACTGGGTGAGTACACCCGTGACCGGGTGCTGTCCGCCTCGGCGATCGCGGTGGTCACCTTCCCGGCCCCGCCGCTGCACGACCCCGACGAATTGACCGCCTACGCCCGCGCGGGCGAGACGCTGCAGCGGGTGTGGATCGAGGCGCAGCGGCAGGGCCTGGCGGTGCAGCCGGTCTCTCCCGTGTTCCTGTATGCCCGACAGGCTGCTGATCTGAACACGGTTTCCACCGAGTTCGCCGATACACTAACGTCACTTCAAGGCCGTTTCCTGGACTTGCTGGGAGTGCCCGAGCACGAGACCGTGGCGTTGGTACTTCGCCTGAGCTATGCGGCGGAGGTCACGGTCCGGAGCCGGCGCCTTCCCACACCGGGTGCGGAAGACCGCTGA